The Bacteroidales bacterium genome has a segment encoding these proteins:
- a CDS encoding M60 family metallopeptidase: MKKIAIIICLFITSYVYPQTPQEITDRFDQFNTELMAAYGKDHEKSIKILNDIVDFFHSLPSESRMDSTSFYCQTDMVYCMAYNTLKEYEKATVYLEKIWARGCNNLYTMVTNDEFGELSRQKQAHEIFEKVKNSAEYKFYIATQKINKSFEQNDYKGNIENAQEALSIYNALKDKNQNQNQLCQLHMLLSMSYSALNDQTEALGYLKKAIESGCDYAQLIDKKEFNNIRTTKEFAKLTGDTTLTAPGLKPGAWGLEKDIPVKVSSAKASNEQRGEGADRSIDGHMSTIYHSSWSNTVFPVTLEYTFNQPEVIDYMIYYPRTDGSNGNFKEIEVYISENSKETLVGKYDFKGSGTPSVIDLQGKKPKYVKVIVKSGLGDNGTGFASCAEMQFFRKNEANKIPDVFSDFTCSNLRKGIKVKDIDAIANPQFKALAQSLYNSTYDKQNRVKTYQPYPNPSVVATRNKTGTYSLLDNATGIVAMPGEEIVVFVGDTKGQNIALRSINFNNDYSPVDYMLKEGANSIICQGGGLLYIMYHTENKNASPIKIHIASGKVNGMYHATENTNSDWTDILDNARHKYIDVQGKYAHLIFPVNDFKKYTPDISRLLAVFDSIVYLESRFIGLEKYKRANGNRMLFYVSTSPYWMFATANRTGYSAGSMSHICDVNRLRTTDIWGPAHEVGHINQTQGLKWVGLTEVSNNIYSMYVQSMFGNKSRLSEEKLNSSFDGIWNNRYEKGFTEMLAGKVLHSDHGDVFCKLIPFWQLQLYFSNVKGNTDFYADVHEAIRNLDHVPNDAQQQLNFMRICCDVSKTDLSEFFERWGMLAVTSGTATDHSSIQNRVNYTRSFTITQKEVEEFKKYASRYAKPDARIWYIHDECVEAYKNNAAIEKGKVTVNGANYATDTKNAVAYEVYDGDKLVFITPASEFKLPDGIKNPVIYAVPAIGKTVKIH; this comes from the coding sequence ATGAAGAAAATAGCCATCATCATTTGTTTGTTCATCACAAGCTACGTATACCCACAGACTCCACAAGAGATAACTGACAGATTTGATCAGTTCAATACCGAGTTAATGGCGGCCTACGGAAAAGATCACGAAAAAAGCATAAAAATACTTAACGATATCGTTGATTTTTTCCATTCACTTCCGTCGGAATCTAGAATGGACAGTACATCATTCTATTGCCAGACGGATATGGTTTACTGTATGGCCTATAATACCCTTAAAGAATATGAAAAAGCGACGGTTTATCTTGAAAAGATATGGGCAAGAGGGTGCAACAATCTTTATACGATGGTCACCAATGATGAGTTTGGCGAATTAAGCCGGCAAAAGCAGGCCCATGAAATATTTGAAAAAGTAAAAAACAGTGCTGAATATAAATTCTACATTGCCACTCAGAAAATCAACAAATCATTCGAACAGAATGATTATAAAGGAAATATAGAAAACGCCCAAGAAGCGCTTAGCATTTACAATGCTTTAAAAGATAAAAATCAAAACCAAAACCAACTTTGTCAATTACATATGCTGTTATCGATGTCGTATTCGGCATTAAACGATCAGACCGAAGCCCTTGGTTATCTTAAAAAAGCCATAGAATCAGGCTGTGACTATGCTCAACTCATTGACAAAAAAGAATTCAACAACATACGAACGACAAAGGAATTTGCGAAACTGACAGGCGATACGACACTTACTGCCCCCGGTCTGAAACCCGGTGCGTGGGGTCTGGAAAAAGACATACCTGTCAAAGTATCGTCGGCCAAAGCATCGAACGAACAACGAGGCGAAGGTGCTGACCGGTCAATCGACGGTCATATGTCGACCATCTACCATTCGAGTTGGTCCAACACGGTTTTTCCTGTTACACTGGAATATACTTTCAATCAACCGGAAGTCATTGATTATATGATCTATTATCCGCGTACCGACGGATCGAACGGTAATTTTAAGGAAATAGAAGTGTATATCAGCGAGAACAGCAAAGAAACACTCGTTGGCAAATACGATTTTAAAGGAAGCGGAACCCCGTCCGTCATTGACCTCCAGGGAAAAAAGCCCAAATATGTAAAGGTGATCGTAAAATCGGGCCTGGGAGATAACGGAACCGGCTTTGCCAGTTGTGCCGAAATGCAGTTTTTCCGTAAAAATGAGGCGAATAAAATTCCTGACGTCTTCTCGGATTTTACCTGCTCCAATCTGAGAAAAGGGATAAAAGTAAAGGATATCGACGCTATCGCTAATCCGCAATTTAAAGCGCTTGCCCAATCCCTGTATAACAGCACTTACGACAAGCAAAATAGGGTGAAAACCTATCAGCCCTATCCGAATCCTTCCGTTGTTGCTACCAGAAATAAAACAGGAACTTATAGCCTGCTCGATAATGCGACCGGAATAGTAGCTATGCCGGGCGAGGAAATCGTGGTATTTGTGGGCGATACAAAGGGGCAAAATATAGCCTTACGCTCCATCAATTTCAACAACGACTATTCCCCTGTTGATTATATGCTTAAGGAAGGCGCCAATAGTATTATTTGTCAGGGCGGAGGATTGCTGTACATAATGTACCATACGGAAAATAAGAATGCTTCACCCATAAAAATCCATATTGCCAGCGGAAAAGTGAACGGAATGTACCATGCAACCGAAAACACTAATTCCGACTGGACAGACATCCTGGATAATGCCAGGCATAAATACATTGATGTCCAGGGTAAATACGCGCACCTGATATTCCCGGTGAATGATTTCAAAAAGTATACTCCGGATATATCCCGTTTACTGGCAGTTTTTGACTCCATAGTATATCTCGAATCACGCTTTATAGGACTGGAAAAATATAAAAGGGCAAATGGTAACCGCATGTTGTTTTATGTCTCTACTTCGCCTTACTGGATGTTTGCAACCGCCAATCGTACCGGATATTCTGCCGGTTCAATGTCCCATATCTGCGATGTCAACAGATTGCGTACCACCGATATATGGGGGCCGGCACACGAGGTAGGACATATCAACCAGACGCAGGGTCTGAAATGGGTGGGACTTACCGAGGTTTCCAACAATATTTACTCGATGTATGTGCAATCCATGTTTGGAAATAAATCGCGCCTGTCGGAGGAAAAACTGAATTCCAGTTTTGACGGGATCTGGAACAACCGGTACGAGAAAGGTTTTACCGAAATGCTGGCCGGTAAAGTGTTGCATTCCGACCATGGGGATGTATTTTGCAAACTGATCCCCTTCTGGCAGTTGCAACTGTATTTCTCCAATGTAAAAGGCAACACCGATTTTTATGCGGATGTACATGAAGCCATAAGAAATCTGGACCATGTCCCCAATGACGCACAACAGCAGTTGAATTTTATGCGTATCTGCTGTGATGTATCCAAAACCGACCTCAGCGAGTTTTTTGAACGTTGGGGGATGCTGGCTGTAACATCGGGTACAGCTACCGATCATAGTTCTATCCAGAACAGGGTCAACTATACCAGAAGTTTTACCATCACCCAAAAAGAGGTGGAAGAATTCAAAAAATATGCTTCCCGGTATGCAAAGCCTGATGCCAGGATATGGTACATACATGATGAATGTGTGGAGGCATACAAAAATAATGCGGCTATCGAAAAGGGCAAGGTAACGGTCAATGGTGCCAACTATGCTACCGACACTAAAAATGCGGTTGCATATGAAGTGTACGATGGTGATAAACTGGTATTCATTACTCCGGCATCGGAATTTAAACTGCCCGATGGAATTAAAAATCCGGTTATCTATGCTGTTCCCGCTATAGGAAAAACCGTAAAAATACATTAA
- a CDS encoding HEAT repeat domain-containing protein — protein MNHCIICGRQTANSYQIYVGKEALDKSTEGDVPGEKYLTGKNTLELVNRNNQRSYFLEYSLPVCRNCVYKPQIKFNIITAVATAIIGTVLIYALPAQQWWWGIIVYAFSLFNILFAFSYHSRFRKDKLDNDLAADALGAHFNKRLPQSSKLAYYTFEKLKKQMEQLGTLHPVVANEMKPRPVTPKIVPQSQIPIEKQPEADQAKRASLPTDEKRKQALQTLKTSPSWEMRRDALKELKGATEEEIIDAAIHALKTDEMWVVRFNAAEMLGTTGDTRAVAPLIEALKDPKEAVREYAGKALGELGDERTITPMIKALAIHGADYTGVNGIADGLGMMGTKAVTQLMELLDGPEMGLALRALEKGADKQAEEKLLAIAEDPGIEEYLRIRAVIALGNIPETGDRLTQLLQKEGSDKLVKSILNALEKIGYKVENAGSLEKEAKRRSAQKLLEGMKAIKIGMKENDADELVGYAVFGMGANQVHKTPYGDFQLIVNHGIVTGTFGFDPVIKKIEEFLQQS, from the coding sequence ATGAATCATTGTATCATCTGTGGCCGTCAGACAGCGAATAGTTATCAGATATATGTCGGTAAAGAAGCTCTGGATAAATCAACGGAAGGAGATGTTCCCGGGGAAAAATACCTCACAGGTAAAAACACACTGGAATTGGTCAATAGAAACAACCAACGGTCCTATTTTCTTGAATACAGTTTGCCTGTTTGCCGTAACTGCGTTTACAAGCCACAAATAAAATTCAACATCATCACTGCTGTGGCAACGGCTATTATCGGTACCGTCCTTATCTATGCCTTACCTGCACAGCAATGGTGGTGGGGCATCATCGTATATGCGTTTTCTCTTTTCAACATCCTCTTTGCATTTTCATATCATTCCAGGTTCCGTAAAGACAAACTGGACAACGATCTTGCCGCGGATGCACTGGGCGCACACTTCAACAAAAGATTACCGCAAAGTTCCAAACTGGCCTATTATACATTCGAAAAATTAAAAAAACAAATGGAACAACTGGGTACCCTTCATCCTGTAGTTGCTAATGAAATGAAGCCCCGGCCTGTTACCCCAAAAATAGTTCCCCAAAGCCAGATACCTATAGAAAAACAACCTGAAGCCGACCAGGCAAAACGAGCATCATTGCCAACTGATGAAAAAAGAAAACAGGCTTTACAGACATTGAAAACATCCCCCAGTTGGGAAATGCGCCGCGATGCATTAAAGGAACTCAAAGGTGCTACCGAAGAAGAAATAATTGATGCCGCCATACATGCCCTGAAAACAGATGAAATGTGGGTAGTACGGTTTAATGCTGCTGAAATGCTTGGCACCACAGGTGATACACGTGCAGTGGCGCCTCTTATAGAAGCATTGAAAGACCCTAAAGAAGCAGTAAGGGAATACGCGGGAAAGGCACTGGGAGAACTTGGTGATGAAAGAACTATTACACCCATGATAAAAGCACTGGCCATTCATGGCGCCGACTATACCGGCGTAAATGGAATTGCCGATGGACTGGGTATGATGGGAACCAAAGCAGTAACCCAGTTAATGGAACTGCTGGATGGCCCGGAAATGGGTCTTGCCCTGCGCGCACTTGAAAAAGGCGCTGACAAACAGGCTGAGGAAAAGTTACTGGCCATCGCCGAAGATCCGGGTATAGAGGAATACCTGCGCATCAGGGCTGTAATTGCATTGGGTAATATACCCGAAACCGGCGACCGGCTGACGCAACTACTACAAAAAGAAGGCAGCGATAAGCTGGTTAAAAGTATCCTGAACGCCCTGGAAAAAATAGGGTACAAAGTAGAAAATGCCGGATCTTTGGAAAAAGAAGCCAAACGCCGTAGCGCTCAAAAACTGCTCGAAGGCATGAAAGCCATCAAAATCGGCATGAAGGAAAACGATGCCGACGAGCTGGTAGGTTATGCCGTATTCGGCATGGGAGCCAATCAGGTCCACAAAACCCCTTATGGTGATTTTCAATTAATTGTTAACCATGGAATTGTTACCGGAACATTTGGTTTCGACCCTGTAATAAAAAAGATAGAAGAATTTTTACAACAATCATAA